From the genome of Haloarcula limicola, one region includes:
- the hemB gene encoding porphobilinogen synthase produces MDMTRRPRRLRTDGVRPLVRETELSASDLIAPVFVDATADERVPIETMPGHERVPVGDAVSRVEEVLETGVEAVMVFGIPESKDERGSRAWAEDGVVQRAVRDVTAETDAYVITDVCLCEYTSHGHCGVLEETAETDPDLTVRNDETLELLSKTAVSHARAGADMVAPSSMTDGMVGAIREALDDEGHSEIPVMSYAAKFESAFYGPFRDAADGAPAFGDRRHYQMDPANAREARREVALDVEEGADVLMVKPALPYLDVVRQVREDYDHPVAAYNVSGEYAMLHAAAEKGWLNLEEVAAESLLSIKRAGADLILTYFAEDVADRL; encoded by the coding sequence ATGGACATGACACGTCGCCCGCGCCGGCTGCGAACCGACGGCGTGCGGCCGCTCGTCCGCGAGACGGAACTCTCGGCGTCGGACCTCATCGCGCCGGTGTTCGTCGACGCGACCGCCGACGAGCGAGTCCCCATCGAGACGATGCCGGGCCACGAGCGAGTCCCCGTCGGGGACGCCGTTTCCCGCGTCGAGGAAGTGCTGGAAACGGGCGTCGAAGCAGTGATGGTGTTCGGCATCCCCGAGTCGAAGGACGAGCGCGGCTCGCGGGCGTGGGCCGAGGACGGCGTCGTCCAGCGGGCGGTGCGGGACGTCACCGCGGAGACGGACGCCTACGTCATCACCGACGTCTGCCTCTGTGAGTACACCAGCCACGGTCACTGCGGCGTGCTGGAAGAGACCGCCGAGACGGATCCCGACCTCACCGTACGCAACGACGAGACGCTGGAGTTGCTGAGTAAGACCGCGGTGAGCCACGCGCGGGCGGGCGCGGACATGGTCGCGCCCTCTAGCATGACCGACGGGATGGTCGGCGCGATACGCGAGGCGCTGGACGACGAGGGTCACAGCGAGATACCGGTCATGAGCTACGCCGCGAAGTTCGAGTCCGCGTTCTACGGCCCGTTCCGCGACGCCGCCGACGGCGCGCCGGCCTTCGGCGACCGGCGGCACTACCAGATGGACCCCGCCAACGCCCGCGAGGCCCGCCGCGAGGTCGCCCTCGACGTCGAGGAGGGCGCGGACGTGCTGATGGTCAAGCCCGCGCTCCCGTACCTCGACGTGGTCCGGCAGGTCCGCGAGGACTACGACCACCCGGTCGCCGCCTACAACGTCTCCGGCGAGTACGCGATGCTCCACGCCGCCGCCGAGAAGGGGTGGCTGAACCTGGAGGAAGTCGCCGCCGAGTCCCTGCTGTCGATCAAGCGAGCCGGCGCGGACCTGATTCTCACCTACTTCGCCGAGGACGTGGCCGACCGGTTGTAG